In Tenebrio molitor chromosome 6, icTenMoli1.1, whole genome shotgun sequence, one genomic interval encodes:
- the LOC138134310 gene encoding nose resistant to fluoxetine protein 6-like, with the protein MGDFQQCVNIEASTKTGVILGKYCLGSLAVKNTTSSVHQNVWEIISLDKFGTDRVVLLAKFPWALCLPGGCTTDDANLVGNFLLTYVIGNEVGVRFSDLLCQTVKEVNPPLTNGAIVTLAILALLLSMVVLSTLYDIFCIFYAHKSCAMLVKAFSAYTNSIKLFKMTTPTPDQLPCLNGLKWLSMVWIVYGHTFISQRDSSITNTKHLIDWTDTWYSMFIFNATLSVDTFFTIGSALMSYGFLKAKCKNVRFNLFQYYVHRYLRLTAPFAIVVLVSATLLKYMGSGPKWPLVDQSLQQPCSNNWWSALLYVQNYVNVTHMCVIESWYLSIDFQLYLISPLLLCPLWKYPRACLSFLVLCVLGFVGVSFYVAWANDLNAIPSNFYGNIKNYENYYYYRTHTRCPSWFIGVILGYYIYKLKQKEFRLKLNKTVVWIIWGVCLGTMLTCVLGGFNSLRDEEYDRWGNAFYIALVRPVWSLAISWIILACTNDYGGPINWVLSLPIYQVLNRFTYTVYLIHVTILYMITYDKKRPGYFSNINVAYSFWGLLWFSAGISYLLILMTESPMVVIEKILLESFGKKKQSKRNLESGVDNAALEK; encoded by the exons ATGGGAGACTTCCAGCAATGTGTCAACATCGAAGCTAGTACTAAAACGGGGGTAATTCTCGGCAAGTACTGCCTAGGGTCACTCGCCGTCAAGAACACCACCTCTTCAGTTCATCAAAAT GTGTGGGAGATTATTTCTCTCGACAAATTCGGTACTGATCGGGTAGTATTATTAGCGAAGTTTCCCTGGGCTCTGTGTCTACCCGGTGGATGCACCACTGACGACGCCAATCTCGTGGGGAATTTTCTACTAACGTATGTCATCGGAAACGAGGTGGGTGTTAGGTTTTCGGATTTGCTTTGCCAAACTGTCAAGGAAGTGAACCCTCCACTGACCAATGGCGCCATAGTAACCTT AGCGATTTTAGCTTTGTTATTATCAATGGTCGTTCTCTCGACTCTATACGACATATTTTGCATATTCTATGCACACA AATCTTGCGCTATGCTTGTCAAGGCCTTCTCAGCCTACACCAACAGtataaaattgttcaaaatgaccacTCCGACGCCTGACCAACTCCCTTGCCTCAATGGTCTTAAATGGCTCAGCATGGTGTGGATTGTTTATGGGCATACATTTATATCCCAAAGGGACTCTTCCATTACCAACACGAAACATTTAATAGATTGGACAGACACCTGGTACAGCATGTTTATATTTAATGCTACTCTCTCCGTAGACACCTTTTTCACGATAGGGAGCGCCCTAATGTCGTACGGTTTCTTGAAAGCCAAGTGCAAAAATGTTCGTTTCAATCTATTCCAATATTATGTGCACAGATATCTCAG ATTAACAGCACCGTTTGCAATCGTGGTACTCGTGAGCGCTACTCTCTTGAAGTACATGGGTTCGGGGCCAAAGTGGCCACTCGTCGATCAGAGTCTTCAACAACCTTGCTCTAACAATTGGTGGTCGGCGTTGCTCTACGTTCAAAATTATGTCAACGTTACCCACATG tgtGTCATAGAATCGTGGTACCTCAGTATTGACTTTCAACTCTACTTGATATCACCACTTCTACTGTGCCCGCTGTGGAAGTACCCTCGAGCTTGTCTCTCATTTTTAGTACTTTGCGTACTAGGGTTTGTTGGAGTTTCGTTTTATGTCGCGTGGGCGAATGATTTGAATGCAATTCCATCAAATTTCTATGG aaacattaaaaattatgaaaattactACTACTATCGAACCCATACAAGATGCCCCTCATGGTTCATCGGTGTTATCTTGGGGTACTACATTTACAAATTGAAACAAAAGGAATTCAGACTAAAACTGAACAAAACTGTGGTTTGGATAATATGGGGAGTGTGTTTAGGGACGATGCTCACTTGTGTGCTAGGAGGGTTCAATTCTCTACGTGACGAAGAGTACGATCGTTGGGGAAATGCGTTCTACATAGCACTGGTACGACCTGTTTGGTCTCTCGCTATTTCTTGGATCATTCTAGCTTGTACCAACGACTACGGAg GTCCTATCAACTGGGTACTCTCACTCCCTATCTACCAAGTACTTAACAGATTTACCTACACTGTCTACCTGATTCACGTGACAATATTGTACATGATTACTTACGATAAAAAACGCCCAGGTTATTTCAGTAACATTAACGTG gcgTACTCTTTTTGGGGCCTTCTGTGGTTCAGTGCGGGAATCTCGTATTTGTTGATACTGATGACCGAATCTCCCATGGTAGtgatagaaaaaattttacttg AGagttttggtaaaaagaagCAGTCAAAGAGAAATCTTGAAAGTGGAGTCGACAACGCTGCTTTAGAAAAGTAG